Within Massilia endophytica, the genomic segment CGCCGGTCGCACCGCCAACCCTCGTGGGCGATATCGGCGGCGGCGCGCTCTACCTGGCGCTCGGCCTTGTGTCGGCCATCCTGCACGCTCGCGGTGGCGGCAAGGGGCAGGTGGTCGATGCCGCCATCGTCGATGGCTCGGCACATATGATGAACCTTCTGCTGGACCTCTCGGCCACGGGGCTGATGCGCGAGCAGCGCGGCATGTCCATGCTGGACGGACCGCACTGGTTCAACACCTACCGCTGCAAGGATGGGCGCGACATCACAGTGGGCGCGCTGGAGACAAAGTTCTACAAGCTGCTGCTGGAAAAGCTCGGCCTGTCCGGCGACCGCCGCTTCGCTGTCCAGCATGCGGCGGGCCAGTGGCCGCTGCAGCGCTCAGCGCTCGCCGAGCTGTTCGCCACGCGTACGCGCGACGAATGGTGCGAACTGCTCGAAGGCAGCGACGCCTGCTTTGCCCCGGTGCTGTCGCCGTCCGAGGCGGCGCGCCATCCGCATATGCAGGCGCGCGGCGCCTACAGGGATGATGGCGGCATGCTGCAGGCCAGTCCTGCGCCGCGCTTCTCCGAAACTCCGTCCGTGGCGGGGCCTATTCCGGCCGTGGGCGAGCATAACGGCCAGGGATGGAAGCTGTAGGTCAGCCTTCGGACGGGAAGCTTCGCAGGAAGTCGAGGAATACCTGTGCTGCGATATCGGCATCGTCGGCGGTCATGGTTTCCAGCGGATTGTGGCTGATGCCGCCGTTGCCGCAGCGGGTGAACAGCATGGCGACGTCGGTCAGTGCGGCCATCGCCATGGCGTCGTGGCCCGCGCCGGACAGCAGGTCGAAGCGCGGCAGCCCCTGGCGCTCGACGGCGTCGCCCAGGCGCTGCATCAGCGCGGGAGAGCAGGGCGCGGCAGCCGCTTCCACGATTTGCTCGGCCTTGAATTCGATCTGGCGGCGGGCGCAGATTTTGGCGACGCCGTCCATCACATCGCGTACCGCAGCC encodes:
- a CDS encoding CaiB/BaiF CoA transferase family protein codes for the protein MGVLSGVRIVEIAGIGPGPFCGMLLADLGAEVIVVERPGPAEIPTAGILRRGKRSVALDLKAPGAVDTVLELIDDADGLIEGMRPGAMERLGLGPEVCLARNPRLAYGRMTGWGQDGPLAQAAGHDNNYIALSGALHYAGAGDVPPVAPPTLVGDIGGGALYLALGLVSAILHARGGGKGQVVDAAIVDGSAHMMNLLLDLSATGLMREQRGMSMLDGPHWFNTYRCKDGRDITVGALETKFYKLLLEKLGLSGDRRFAVQHAAGQWPLQRSALAELFATRTRDEWCELLEGSDACFAPVLSPSEAARHPHMQARGAYRDDGGMLQASPAPRFSETPSVAGPIPAVGEHNGQGWKL